The following DNA comes from Candidatus Zixiibacteriota bacterium.
TCCAACCGTATACCCGTCTTGCCGAAATCTGGGATGAAATCGGTCAAGATAGATTCTCGGCGAGGATGGTCGATTATACCTTCCAGATTCTGAAGCGGAAGAATTTCCAGCCCCGCTCGGCGCTCGACCTCTGCTGCGGCACCGGCACCGCGGCAATACGTTTCGCCCGGAAAGGGTGGGAAGTTTACGGGCTGGATGGCTCCGCCGATATGCTCAGGCTCGCCGCGATGAAAATCCGAAAAGAAAGAGTAAAAGTGAACCTGATTCATCAACGTCTGCCGGAGTTTGAAATCAGACACACCGGCGGACTCGGTCTCAAGATGTTCGACCTTGTTACATCGTACTACGACAGCCTGAATTATCTTCTGAAAGAAGAGGAACTATCGGCCTGTTTCCGCAATCTGAATCGGCATCTGAATCCGAATGGATTATTCATCTTTGATATGAACACGAAAGAAGCGCTCAAGTGCCTCTGGGGAGACAAGGTTTATGCCCGCTCTTACGATAATGTCGCCTGGATATGGCAGTCGCTGTTTTACGAGCGGGCATCACAGGCAGACCTGCGGGCGGTCTGTTTTGCCCGTAAAGGAAAACTCTGGGAACGGTTTGAAGAAGTGCATACAGAGAAGGCGTATTCTTTGTCCGTCCTCAAGAGATTGCTTCACTCAGCCGGTTTTCGAGTGGAGCATCTGTATGACTGCTTCAGATTTGTGAAACCGAAAAGGGGAGCGTATCGGATAGCGGTGGTGGCGCGGAAAGTCCGGAATATCGCTTAGAGGTTTAATTCTTCCGGGGGCATATCAACTTATCTTCTTGAGCATCATCGCCCAATCTTTCCCGGTGCATAAAAGGTTCCGTTTCGCCGATATATAGAGAGACCGGTAAACGGAGCAATTATGAAATTGCCGACGCGTGTGCTTCTTCATTCCCTGGGCTTATCTCTGGTGCTGGCGATATTTATCGCCATCAATAATGCGGTCAAAACTTTTCTTCTGGAGTCGCAACTGGGATATTACCCGGCGCATCTGATAAATATCGCCAATATCCTGATATTTGTGGCGGTGGTGGCATATTTGCTGGTGTCGCATATGAAATTTCCGTTTTCGCGCTGGCATTATTTTGCTATGGGACTATTCTGGGGAATTTTCGGGACCGCCTTTGATATTATCTTCGAATATCACGTTATGGGAGACACGTGGGAAGCGATTATCGCCGAATTCAGCCTTCTGGACGGACGTCTCTCGATACTTATTTTCATCTCTGCCTTCCTGGCGCCGCTGCTTTCCTACAGTATTCGCAGCCGCAAGAGCGGCAATCTGACGACGCAGTGAACCGTTTATCTTTTCAGTTTCAGCAGACGGGTGATATTAAAGCCGAGACGCCATTCTTTGCTCTTGAACTGGAATTCGCTCCCTGAAAGATACTGCGATGGATTCAGATAGAGGGCGTTGGTCAAGATTATTTTGAAGAAATGCCCGCCGGTGTTCAATTCGATACCGAAGGATGCGGCGTTGTAATCTTTCTTGTAACCATCTATGACCGGACTCCATTCCGCCAGAACCGCCAGAAGCGGGCTTATGTAATATTCGGCGTATGTGCCCAGAGTGACAGTATGCTCGGAACTGGGGGCATAGATGTCGCTGTTGGAAACCACTGAAGGGACAATCCCCAGGCCGAGTCGGCGGTTAATGAGCGTGTTGACAATCAACTGTCCGTAGAACTGGAAGTTGCGGGAGTCGCCCTTATCGCGCCCGGCGACATAGACTTCAGTATTCCAGGCGGCGCCGCCATGTATCCCAACCAGAAGCGGCAAGGTGCTGCTGTGAAACTGTAGCGTTTTGTAACGGAAACTGAGGTCGATATTGTCATTGGCGTTGCTTCGCGCCAGAGTAACTACCAGGCGGTTGCTAAACGCATAGCCGAGCCCCAGACGCATCTGAACCGGACCATCCAGTCCCCAGAGATAATCGGAGCCTTCGGAAAGAGCCGGAGCG
Coding sequences within:
- a CDS encoding class I SAM-dependent methyltransferase, yielding MPRRFQPYTRLAEIWDEIGQDRFSARMVDYTFQILKRKNFQPRSALDLCCGTGTAAIRFARKGWEVYGLDGSADMLRLAAMKIRKERVKVNLIHQRLPEFEIRHTGGLGLKMFDLVTSYYDSLNYLLKEEELSACFRNLNRHLNPNGLFIFDMNTKEALKCLWGDKVYARSYDNVAWIWQSLFYERASQADLRAVCFARKGKLWERFEEVHTEKAYSLSVLKRLLHSAGFRVEHLYDCFRFVKPKRGAYRIAVVARKVRNIA
- a CDS encoding DUF5777 family beta-barrel protein, whose protein sequence is MHRFIPSFLAIMLLSIVADIAVAQSSGSNWQRQAPATELDLELFRALQVANLPTAETLQKGDLEFEISHRFAPALSEGSDYLWGLDGPVQMRLGLGYAFSNRLVVTLARSNANDNIDLSFRYKTLQFHSSTLPLLVGIHGGAAWNTEVYVAGRDKGDSRNFQFYGQLIVNTLINRRLGLGIVPSVVSNSDIYAPSSEHTVTLGTYAEYYISPLLAVLAEWSPVIDGYKKDYNAASFGIELNTGGHFFKIILTNALYLNPSQYLSGSEFQFKSKEWRLGFNITRLLKLKR